One window from the genome of Anolis sagrei isolate rAnoSag1 chromosome 4, rAnoSag1.mat, whole genome shotgun sequence encodes:
- the LOC132773533 gene encoding mas-related G-protein coupled receptor member H-like has product MRSVLSLNHTGKEQNYPGNYSTCSGSYEKVHTKAEWFYDQLFTIAFLSKPNSTAQIIFILIIFISIVGMVGNGYVIWLLGFCIKRNNFTTYILNLAIADFGMLMSGAALGASVVITVSRENYVIAIQGVLGQLNIFTYNVGLYLLTVIGVERCLSILFPIWVRCHRPKHLSTIVSVLFWIVSALFTIIQFLLRYFCLLNLWVMFIRIISGLNLFIFTPIMVVSTLILFLKMCFRHQPGKLHAIMVIILFFFIITALPFGFLFFFSVIDYNFHIIAIPIYTLLTIVNSSINPIIYFFVGNQCKCRSWDSTKVVFHRVFKDETELTEVS; this is encoded by the coding sequence ATGAGAAGTGTACTTTCTCTGAACCATACAGGCAAAGAGCAAAATTATCCTGGAAATTATTCAACTTGCAGTGGCAGCTATGAAAAGGTTCACACTAAAGCTGAATGGTTTTATGACCAATTGTTCACTATAGCATTCTTATCCAAACCCAATTCAACTGCACAGATCATTTTCATCCTTATAATCTTTATAAGTATTGTAGGGATGGTGGGGAATGGGTATGTGATTTGGCTGCTTGGTTTCTGCATTAAGAGAAATAATTTCACCACCTATATCTTGAACTTAGCCATTGCTGATTTTGGTATGCTTATGAGTGGTGCTGCATTAGGTGCCTCTGTGGTGATTACTGTATCAAGGGAAAATTATGTCATAGCAATACAAGGAGTTTTGGGGCAATTAAATATATTCACATATAATGTGGGTTTATATCTTCTGACAGTCATTGGTGTGGAAAGGTgtctttccattctctttcccATCTGGGTCCGTTGTCACCGGCCAAAGCACCTTTCCACCATTGTATCAGTCCTGTTCTGGATTGTGTCTGCCCTGTTTACTATAATTCAGTTCTTGCTTCGTTATTTTTGTTTACTAAATCTTTGGGTTATGTTCATCAGGATTATTTCTGGTTTAAATCTCTTTATCTTCACACCAATCATGGTTGTCTCTACTCTGATCCTATTTCTCAAGATGTGCTTTCGACATCAGCCAGGAAAGCTTCACGCCATTATGGTGATaattctcttcttcttcattatCACCGCTCTTCcatttggttttcttttcttcttttccgtCATTGATTATAATTTTCACATCATTGCAATTCCAATTTATACCCTTTTAACTATTGTAAACAGCAGCATTAATCCAATTATTTACTTTTTTGTTGGGAATCAGTGCAAATGTAGATCCTGGGACTCCACCAAAGTTGTGTTCCACAGAGTTTTTAAAGATGAAACAGAACTTACAGAAGTCAGTTGA
- the LOC132773532 gene encoding mas-related G-protein coupled receptor member H-like: MRSVLSLNHTGKHQSSHGNFSTCIGSNEKVLSRAEEFYYQLFSVVFFSKPDSTSQVIFILIIFISIVGMVGNGCVIWLLGFCIKRNKFTTYILNLAIADFVTLMGLSIFNVLEIITTFNVADIQTMQLFFGQFFNFSYCVSLYLLTAIGVERCLSILFPIWVHCQRPNHLSTTVSVLSWIVSALMTVTEFLLHYFCLIETWIMFLRILFGVNLFIFTPIMVVSTLILFIKMSFRHQPGKLHIVMLIIILFFIITTVPYSTFFLLCIIDYKFHVIAIPVYDMLIALNNSINPIIYFFVGNQCKCQSWDSIKVVFQRIFKDEIKHAEMN, translated from the coding sequence ATGAGAAGTGTACTTTCTCTGAACCATACAGGCAAACATCAAAGCTCTCATGGAAATTTTTCAACTTGCATTGGCAGCAATGAAAAGGTTCTCAGTAGAGCTGAAGAGTTTTATTACCAATTGTTCAGTGTAGTATTCTTTTCCAAACCAGATTCAACTTCGCAGGTCATTTTCATCCTTATCATCTTTATAAGTATTGTAGGGATGGTGGGGAATGGATGTGTGATTTGGCTGCTTGGTTTCTGCATTAAGAGAAATAAATTCACCACCTATATCTTGAACTTAGCCATTGCTGATTTTGTCACACTTATGGGTCTATCAATTTTCAATGTCCTTGAGATCATTACTACATTCAATGTGGCAGATATCCAAACAATGCAGTTGTTTTTTGGGCAATTTTTTAACTTTTCATATTGTGTGAGTCTATATCTTTTGACAGCCATTGGTGTGGAAAGATgtctttccattctctttcccATCTGGGTCCATTGTCAGCGGCCAAATCACCTTTCCACCACTGTTTCAGTCTTGTCCTGGATAGTGTCTGCCCTGATGACTGTAACTGAATTCTTGcttcattatttttgtttaataGAAACATGGATTATGTTTCTCAGGATACTTTTTGGTGTAAATCTCTTTATTTTCACACCAATCATGGTGGTCTCTACTCTAATCCTATTTATCAAGATGTCCTTTAGACATCAGCCAGGAAAGCTACATATTGTTATGCTGATAATTATCCTCTTCTTCATTATCACTACAGTTCCATATAGTACTTTTTTCTTGTTATGTATCATTGATTATAAATTTCATGTTATTGCGATTCCAGTTTATGACATGTTAATTGCTCTGAACAACAGCATTAACCCAATCATTTACTTCTTCGTTGGGAATCAGTGTAAATGTCAATCCTGGGACTCCATCAAAGTTGTGTTTCAAAGAATTTTCAAAGATGAAATAAAGCATGCAGAAATGAACTGA
- the LOC132773531 gene encoding proto-oncogene Mas-like, translating into MQRNNFYFMDKENQNFGELRNGTCNSMICNNVDACLRLNDLVLQSITIFICTVGLVETGVVIWFLSLGIQKVNSVTTYFLNLAVADFGILTFLLVFAIHSVHDYLQEIPACPLPLKTAAFHLFLLAYTTALYLLTVVSMERLLTVYFPIWYHSHRPKQTSAIVSCMIWAVSGLLSGTIVLLHYFWSYESSINMIRIICSGNFLVVTLLVTVSTVTRFIKICSQQNAPKFIYVTVPLILICFILFAIPISLFYFIEYLGYSPPSRIMLICFLLASFNSTMNPVIYYVIGGQWKRWGWKRTTGCVPKCLALL; encoded by the coding sequence ATGCAGAGAAACAACTTTTACTTTATGGATAAGGAGAACCAGAACTTTGGCGAACTTAGAAATGGTACATGCAACAGTATGATCTGCAATAATGTGGATGCTTGTTTAAGATTAAATGATCTAGTCCTCCAGAGCATAACCATTTTTATCTGCACAGTTGGACTGGTGGAAACTGGAGTTGTCATCTGGTTTCTTAGCCTCGGCATCCAGAAAGTTAATAGTGTCACCACCTACTTCTTGAACTTGGCTGTAGCAGACTTCGGCATCCTGACCTTTTTGCTTGTTTTTGCTATTCATTCTGTCCATGACTATCTTCAGGAAATCCCTGCATGCCCCTTACCGCTAAAGACAGCAGCATTTCatctcttcctcttggcatatacAACAGCCTTGTATCTCCTAACAGTTGTCAGTATGGAAAGGCTTCTGACAGTCTACTTTCCAATCTGGTACCATAGTCACCGGCCAAAACAGACTTCAGCTATCGTGTCCTGCATGATCTGGGCTGTGTCTGGTTTGTTGTCTGGAACAATTGTTTTACTTCATTATTTTTGGTCATATGAAAGCTCTATCAACATGATCAGGATCATCTGCAGTGGAAACTTTCTTGTCGTTACTCTCCTTGTGACTGTCTCTACTGTCACCCGGTTCATCAAGATCTGCTCACAGCAAAATGcaccaaaatttatttatgttacAGTTCCACTCATCTTAATTTGTTTCATCCTCTTTGCCATTCCAATTAGCCTCTTTTACTTCATAGAATACTTAGGCTATAGTCCCCCTTCTAGGATAATGTTGATTTGCTTTCTCCTTGCTTCATTCAACAGCACTATGAATCCTGTAATTTATTATGTCATTGGAGGCCAATGGAAGCGCTGGGGATGGAAGAGAACTACAGGTTGTGTTCCAAAATGTCTTGCGCTTCTCTGA